Genomic window (Sphingomonas sp. S1-29):
GTGGCGCTCGAAGCACCCGAAGGCCGATCGCTGCCGGGGATCCTCGTCCCCGCGCTTCGTGCCAGCCTGTTGCGGCTCGACCGGATCAAGCGCGCCACCGCCGGGGTCACCCGGGCGCTGCGGGCGCTGGCGGGCTTTGCCAAATTGAAGGTCCGCTACGACGATATCGAAGTCGCGATCGACGTCGAACCCGAGCCGGGTCTTGCCGATTCGGGCGACCTCGATGCCGATCTCGCCGACCTGATGATCGCGGTGGGCGAAGCCGCGCGCGAGCGCGAGACCGCGGTCGTGCTCGCGATCGACGAGCTCCAATATGTCCCCGAACGCGAGCTCGCCGCGCTCATCGCCGCGATCCACCGCGCCGCGCAGCGCCAGTTGCCGGTCACGCTCATCGCCGCGGGGCTGCCGCAATTGCTGGGCCAGATGGGCGATGCCAAATCCTACGCCGAGCGCCTGTTCGAATTCGTCGCGATCGGCGCGCTCGATCCCGAGGCGGCGGCGGCAGCGATTCGCCTGCCGATCGAGCGCGAAGAGGAGGCGATCGACGATGCAGCGATCGACGCGATCGTCGCCGATACCGAAGGCTATCCCTATTTCATCCAGGAATGGGGCAAGCATAGCTGGGATGTTGCCGAAGCCTCGCCGATCAGTTCCGACGATGTCGCCGCCGCGCGGATCCTCGCGCTCGCCGAACTCGACGCAAGCTTCTTCCGCGTCCGCTTCGACCGGCTTACCCCCAAGGAAAAACGCTATCTGCGCGCGATGGCGCGGCTGGGGCCGGGGCCGCACCGGTCGGGCGATGTCGCCCAGGCGATGGACGCGCCGGTCAGCAGCCTCGCGCCGACGCGCAACAGCCTGATCGCCAAGGGGATGTTGTTCAGCCCCTCGCATGGCGACACCGCCTTCACCGTCCCGCTATTCGATGCCTATATGCGCCGGGTAATGCCCGAATAACGCCGGGCGGCCGCACCGCGGCATGTGAAAGGGTCGATCATCCTCCAGCCCGATGTCATCGCCGCGCCTGCCTCGGGCGCCGGCCTGCCGATGCCGCGCCGCGTCACCGCGATCGCGGCGATCTCGTTCGGCACCGCGCTGTTCGTCATCGACGGGTCGATCGCCAATGTCGCGCTGCCGACGATCGCGCGCGAGCTCGGCGTCGGCGAGGGCAGCGTCGTCGCGGTCGTGACGCTCTACCAACTGGTGCTGGTGATGGGGCTGCTGCCCTTTGCCGGGCTGGGCGACCGCGTGGGGCACCGGCGGCTGTACCAGCTCGGCCAGCTCGTCTTCCTGCTCGCCTCGGCGGCGTCGCTGCTGGTCGACAGCTTCGCGCAATTGCTGCTGGTGCGCGGCGGCCAGGCGATCGGTGCGGGCATGGCGCTCAGCGTGTCGGCGGCGATGCTGCGCGACATCTATCCGGCGCGCAGCCTGGGGAGCGGGCTGGGCATCAACAGCGTCATCGTCGCCTCGTCGAACGCGCTCGCGCCGACATTGGGCGGGTTCATCGTCGCGCAGCTCGACTGGCGCTGGGTGTTCTGCGCCGCGGTGCCCTTCGCTTTGGTGTCGATGTTGCTCGGCCGCGCGCTCCCCGCCCCCGTGCCGCGCAAGGAGCGGTTCGACCTGGCGGGCGGCGTATGGAGCGCGCTTACCGTCGGGTTGTTGATCGGCGGGCTCGAACTGGCGGTCCACGGCACGCTCTCGCCGCTCGGCATCGGCGCGGCCATCGTCGGGCTGGTCAGCGCTATCCTGCTCTATCGCCGCGAACGCGCGCGCACCCGCCCCACCGTGCCGATCGACTTGCTGGCGATCCGCGTCATCGGCCTGTCGGTGCTCGGCGCGATCGCCGCCTTCGTCGCCACCAGCGCAATGGTGGTGGCGCTGCCCTTCCGCTTCGAACGCGGCATGGGGTTCAGCCCGGCCGAGGTCGGGCTGTTGATCCTCCCCTTTCCGCTCACCCTGCTGGTGGTCGCACCGCTCGCGGGGTGGCTCTCCGACCGGGTGAAGCCGTCGCTGCTGGGGATCGCCGGCATGACGCTGGCGACTGCCGGGCTGCTGCTGATCGGCTTCCTACCCACCGACGCGGGGTGGCCCGCGATCGCGTGGCGGTTGTCGATCGCGGCGGCGGGCTTCGGGCTGTTCCTCGCCCCCAATTCGCGGCTGATCATCGGCGAGGCACCGCGCGATCGTGCGGCGGCGGCGGGCGGACTGCTGTCGACCGCGCGGTTGCTCGGGCAGACGCTCGGCGCATCGATCGTCGGCATCGCGCTGGCGGCGGGAATCGGCATCGGCCCCGCGCCGTTCGTGATCGCCGCCGCCTTCGCGCTGCTCGCCGGGCTGTGCAGCGTCGTGCGGTTGCGCACCACCTGACGGAAACCCTTGGGCCCCCGCTCGTTGTGCCAGGGAAACCAATCGATGGAGACCCGATATGCAGGCCAAGCAGGAAGACGACACCGCGATCCGCGACCGGATGTGGAAGGAAATGGCCAAGAGCCCGTTCGTGATGATCGGCCTGGTCGGCAGCCACCAGCATAGCGAGCCGATGACCGCGCAGCTCGACCCCGACGCCAACGGCGAATTCTGGTTCTACTGCAACAAGGACAACCGCATCGCCGGCGGCAGCGAGGCGATGGCGCAGTTCGTGGCGAAGGGGCATGACGTGTTCGCCTGCATCCACGGCACGCTCACCACCGAGACGCGCCCCGAGATCTTCGACAAATATTGGTCGAAGCAGACCGAGGCCTGGTTCGAGGGCGGGAAGCAGGACCCCAATATCATGATGCTGCGCTTCGAGCTGAAGGACGCCGAAATCTGGGAGGGCGACCAGTCGCTGTCGGGCAAGCTCAAGATGATCACCGGCCAGACGATCAAGCCGAGCGAAGCAGGCAGCCACG
Coding sequences:
- a CDS encoding pyridoxamine 5'-phosphate oxidase family protein; protein product: MQAKQEDDTAIRDRMWKEMAKSPFVMIGLVGSHQHSEPMTAQLDPDANGEFWFYCNKDNRIAGGSEAMAQFVAKGHDVFACIHGTLTTETRPEIFDKYWSKQTEAWFEGGKQDPNIMMLRFELKDAEIWEGDQSLSGKLKMITGQTIKPSEAGSHAEVAL
- a CDS encoding MFS transporter encodes the protein MKGSIILQPDVIAAPASGAGLPMPRRVTAIAAISFGTALFVIDGSIANVALPTIARELGVGEGSVVAVVTLYQLVLVMGLLPFAGLGDRVGHRRLYQLGQLVFLLASAASLLVDSFAQLLLVRGGQAIGAGMALSVSAAMLRDIYPARSLGSGLGINSVIVASSNALAPTLGGFIVAQLDWRWVFCAAVPFALVSMLLGRALPAPVPRKERFDLAGGVWSALTVGLLIGGLELAVHGTLSPLGIGAAIVGLVSAILLYRRERARTRPTVPIDLLAIRVIGLSVLGAIAAFVATSAMVVALPFRFERGMGFSPAEVGLLILPFPLTLLVVAPLAGWLSDRVKPSLLGIAGMTLATAGLLLIGFLPTDAGWPAIAWRLSIAAAGFGLFLAPNSRLIIGEAPRDRAAAAGGLLSTARLLGQTLGASIVGIALAAGIGIGPAPFVIAAAFALLAGLCSVVRLRTT
- a CDS encoding ATP-binding protein, which encodes MDRRRNPFAPGAGSPPPELAGRADLIERASVALDRVRAGRAARSVILYGLRGVGKTVLLTTIWNRAEDDGMIVVALEAPEGRSLPGILVPALRASLLRLDRIKRATAGVTRALRALAGFAKLKVRYDDIEVAIDVEPEPGLADSGDLDADLADLMIAVGEAARERETAVVLAIDELQYVPERELAALIAAIHRAAQRQLPVTLIAAGLPQLLGQMGDAKSYAERLFEFVAIGALDPEAAAAAIRLPIEREEEAIDDAAIDAIVADTEGYPYFIQEWGKHSWDVAEASPISSDDVAAARILALAELDASFFRVRFDRLTPKEKRYLRAMARLGPGPHRSGDVAQAMDAPVSSLAPTRNSLIAKGMLFSPSHGDTAFTVPLFDAYMRRVMPE